One Nocardia farcinica genomic region harbors:
- a CDS encoding hydroxymethylglutaryl-CoA synthase yields MTTTAVGIHDLSFATTHYALDHVLLADRLGVDVDKFRLGIGQETMSVAAADEDVVTLAAAAAAPVLERHGAEDIRTVLLATESGVDQSKSAGLYLHPLIGLPNSARVVELKQACYGGTAGLQFAAGLIARDPAQRVLVIAADVAKYDLDSPGEPTQGAAAVAMLVTADPGIVAFEMPSGLYSADIMDFWRPNYRSAALVDGKTSVNAYQKAAQEAWSDYRRRGGRDLGEFAAFCYHQPFTRMAYKAHRHLLESQGHRADPDAIESAVAHTTHYNRTVGNSYTASLYLGLMSLLDHADDLSGRPLAFVSYGSGSVAEFFGGVVVPGYRRHLRTEATRAAIATREPLGYDEYRALHEAGTPTDGRYHALPAQTRRHFRLAAISGHKRIYEAREPLPVTVDQAGAD; encoded by the coding sequence ATGACCACCACCGCGGTCGGAATCCACGACCTCAGCTTCGCCACCACCCATTACGCCCTGGATCACGTCCTGCTCGCCGACCGCCTCGGCGTCGACGTCGACAAGTTCCGCCTGGGCATCGGCCAGGAGACGATGAGCGTCGCCGCCGCCGACGAGGACGTCGTCACCCTCGCCGCGGCCGCGGCCGCGCCGGTGCTCGAGCGGCACGGCGCCGAGGACATCCGGACCGTGCTGTTGGCCACCGAAAGCGGGGTGGACCAGTCGAAATCGGCCGGCCTGTACCTGCATCCGCTGATCGGGCTGCCCAATTCCGCGCGGGTGGTGGAACTCAAACAGGCCTGCTACGGCGGCACCGCCGGGCTTCAGTTCGCCGCCGGCCTGATCGCGCGCGACCCGGCGCAACGGGTGCTCGTCATCGCCGCCGACGTCGCGAAGTACGACCTGGACAGCCCCGGCGAGCCGACCCAGGGCGCCGCCGCGGTCGCGATGCTGGTCACCGCGGATCCGGGCATCGTGGCGTTCGAAATGCCCTCGGGGCTCTATAGTGCCGACATCATGGACTTCTGGCGGCCCAACTACCGCAGTGCCGCGCTGGTGGACGGCAAGACCTCGGTCAACGCCTATCAGAAGGCCGCGCAGGAGGCGTGGAGCGACTACCGGCGCCGGGGCGGGCGCGACCTCGGCGAGTTCGCGGCCTTCTGCTACCACCAGCCGTTCACCAGGATGGCCTACAAAGCCCACCGACACCTGCTCGAAAGCCAGGGCCACCGCGCGGACCCCGACGCGATCGAGTCCGCCGTCGCGCACACCACCCACTACAACCGCACCGTCGGCAACAGCTACACCGCCTCCCTCTACCTCGGGCTGATGTCGCTGCTCGACCACGCCGACGACCTGTCCGGCCGTCCGCTGGCCTTCGTGAGCTACGGGTCCGGGAGCGTCGCCGAGTTCTTCGGCGGCGTCGTCGTCCCCGGCTATCGGCGGCATCTGCGCACCGAGGCGACCCGCGCGGCGATCGCCACCCGCGAGCCGCTCGGGTACGACGAGTACCGGGCGCTGCACGAAGCGGGCACGCCGACCGACGGCCGGTATCACGCCCTCCCCGCCCAGACCCGTCGCCACTTCCGGCTGGCGGCGATCTCCGGGCACAAGCGGATCTACGAGGCCCGCGAACCGCTGCCGGTCACCGTGGACCAGGCAGGCGCGGACTAG